From one Musa acuminata AAA Group cultivar baxijiao chromosome BXJ2-6, Cavendish_Baxijiao_AAA, whole genome shotgun sequence genomic stretch:
- the LOC135615291 gene encoding peroxidase P7-like: MGSVCNDFLLVAAVVWVVVSSGGAQAQLSPAFYATTCPNLQGVIRSVMTQAVGRDPRMGASILRLFFHDCFVNGCDASVLLDDTPTMIGEKNAMGNANSLRGYEVIDAIKSRVEAACRSTVSCADILALAARDAVNLLGGPSWTVPLGRRDARTASMAAANANLPPASDSIGNLVARFASKGLSLRDLTALSGAHTVGAARCSSFRPHVYRDANVDPGFAMFRRRICPASGGDSNLSPLDPTSPNRFDVSYYRDLMARRGLLHSDQELFNGGPADNLVRLYSSNGGAFNRDFAAAMVKMGNIGPLTGSAGEIRLNCRRAN, encoded by the exons ATGGGCTCGGTCTGCAATGACTTCCTCCTCGTGGCGGCGGTGGTGTGGGTGGTGGTGTCCAGCGGCGGAGCGCAGGCGCAGCTGTCGCCGGCGTTCTACGCGACGACGTGCCCCAACTTGCAGGGCGTCATAAGGTCGGTGATGACGCAGGCCGTCGGCCGGGACCCCCGCATGGGCGCCTCCATCCTCCGCCTCTTCTTCCATGACTGCTTCGTCAAC GGCTGCGATGCATCCGTCCTTCTGGATGACACGCCGACGATGATCGGCGAGAAGAACGCCATGGGCAACGCGAACTCCCTCCGCGGATACGAGGTCATCGACGCCATCAAATCCCGGGTGGAGGCGGCGTGCCGGTCGACGGTGTCCTGCGCCGACATCCTCGCCCTCGCTGCCCGCGACGCAGTCAACCTG CTCGGAGGGCCGTCGTGGACGGTGCCGCTGGGCCGTCGAGACGCGAGGACCGCGAGCATGGCCGCGGCGAACGCCAACCTCCCGCCGGCCTCCGACAGCATCGGCAACCTCGTCGCTAGGTTCGCCTCCAAGGGCCTCAGCCTGCGGGACCTGACGGCGCTCTCCGGCGCGCACACCGTCGGTGCAGCGAGGTGCAGCAGCTTCCGGCCCCACGTCTACCGCGACGCCAACGTCGACCCCGGGTTCGCGATGTTCAGGCGGCGGATCTGCCCGGCGTCAGGCGGCGACTCCAACCTCTCCCCGCTCGACCCCACGAGCCCCAACCGCTTCGACGTCAGCTACTACCGGGACCTGATGGCCCGGAGGGGGCTGCTGCACTCCGACCAGGAGCTCTTCAACGGCGGGCCGGCGGACAACCTTGTGCGGCTCTACAGCTCCAACGGCGGGGCCTTTAACAGGGACTTCGCGGCGGCCATGGTGAAGATGGGCAACATCGGCCCCTTGACAGGGTCAGCTGGGGAGATCAGACTTAACTGCCGGAGGGCCAACTGA
- the LOC103988707 gene encoding peroxidase 2 yields MAFFTRSFLALSLLSLLACAATGKLSASFYDDTCPSLQSIVRSAMSQAVSSKRRTGASILRLFFHDCFVNGCDASILLVGGERNAPPNKDSVRGFDVIAAIKSQVEAACRATVSCADILALAARDAVALLGGPSWQVLLGRRDARTANETATRDLPSPFVDLSNLTSSFDHKGFSAQDMTALSGAHTIGIARCTSFRDRIYHDANIDPDFAALLRQSCPPKGGDDNPAPLDLQTPDLFDNKYYENLLSGRGLLHSDQELFNGGSQDELVSCYVLNETLFFEHFAAAMVKMGNISPLTGSSGEVRLNCSEVN; encoded by the exons ATGGCCTTCTTCACCAGGAGCTTCCTtgccctctctctcctctctctgctTGCTTGCGCTGCCACCGGGAAGCTGTCGGCGTCGTTCTACGACGACACATGCCCGAGCTTGCAGAGCATTGTGCGATCGGCCATGTCCCAGGCCGTGAGCAGCAAGCGGAGGACGGGCGCTTCCATCCTCAGGCTCTTCTTCCACGACTGCTTCGTCAAC GGCTGCGACGCGTCGATTCTTCTCGTTGGTGGCGAGAGGAACGCGCCGCCGAACAAAGACTCCGTGCGTGGATTCGACGTCATAGCTGCCATCAAATCCCAGGTCGAAGCCGCGTGCAGAGCGACGGTGTCCTGCGCCGACATCTTGGCCCTGGCAGCACGAGACGCGGTGGCTTTG CTCGGAGGACCGAGTTGGCAGGTGCTACTAGGCCGCAGGGACGCGAGGACGGCGAACGAGACGGCCACCAGAGACCTCCCGTCGCCATTCGTCGACCTTTCCAACCTCACCTCGTCGTTCGATCACAAGGGCTTCAGTGCGCAGGACATGACTGCTCTCTCCGGGGCACACACCATCGGCATCGCCCGGTGTACCAGCTTTCGCGACCGCATCTACCATGACGCTAACATCGACCCCGACTTCGCGGCCCTCCTCAGGCAGAGTTGCCCTCCGAAGGGTGGCGACGACAACCCGGCTCCTCTGGACCTCCAAACTCCCGACCTTTTTGACAACAAGTACTACGAAAACCTTCTCTCTGGTCGCGGCCTCCTCCACTCGGACCAGGAGCTCTTCAATGGAGGTTCACAAGATGAACTGGTGAGCTGTTACGTTCTCAACGAGACGCTCTTCTTCGAGCATTTTGCCGCGGCAATGGTGAAGATGGGTAACATCTCGCCGCTCACCGGATCGAGCGGCGAGGTTCGATTGAACTGCAGCGAGGTGAACTGA
- the LOC135613589 gene encoding uncharacterized protein LOC135613589 codes for MEAICCLPASLPCIRPRHRTRILGLAPLVRLPLARSTVRHLGVSLSHVPLEEDHGGRDWGAIYFEVATTARGSGRRVVTMMANGGGSPGNGAAQRPTVMQTTLDFLRATLSPMDYSTRQEVVQRMKVVLSKIYDEVLDDPTKKEKAATMNIFGSEHLYEIRLSLTQIFIALKDYVMAKEVCTVALAKMSGNDARPRLLMAIINMMLMVDNLLWTTKGFDDPAMEKLMSDAAEHWKEYKKLESMGLGSEPPATQ; via the exons ATGGAAGCCATCTGCTGCCTCCCGGCCTCCCTCCCATGCATTAGGCCCCGCCACCGCACCAGGATCCTTGGCCTTGCCCCCCTTGTCCGCCTCCCCCTTGCGCGGTCGACGGTCCGCCATCTCGGCGTATCTCTCTCCCATGTTCCGCTGGAGGAGGATCACGGAGGACGAGATTGGGGCGCCATCTACTTCGAAGTCGCCACCACTGCAAGAGGCAGCGGCCGAAGGGTGGTCACGATGATGGCGAACGGCGGAGGCAGCCCGGGGAATGGTGCGGCTCAACGCCCTACCGTCATGCAGACGACCCTCGATTTCTTGCGAGCAACCTTATCTCCCATG GATTACTCAACCAGGCAAGAGGTGGTACAAAGGATGAAGGTTGTATTATCCAAGATTTACGATGAAGTACTGGATGACCCTACCAAGAAAGAGAAGGCAGCAACCATGAATATCTTTGGATCAGAGCACCTATACGAGATACGACTCTCCTTAACACAAATATTCATCGCTCTG AAAGACTACGTCATGGCTAAAGAAGTATGCACGGTGGCTCTCGCTAAAATGTCTGGAAATGATGCAAGGCCGCGGCTTCTCATG GCGATCATTAACATGATGTTGATGGTGGATAACTTGCTGTGGACAACCAAAGGCTTCGATGATCCGGCGATGGAGAAGTTGATGAGTGATGCTGCGGAGCATTGGAAAGAGTACAAAAAATTAGAAAGTATGGGCCTCGGATCAGAACCACCTGCAACCCAATGA